TGCCCGTACCGGCACGTGTCGGACTACACCGAGCTCACGCCGGAGGAGACCGACGAGCTGGCGCGGCTGACGCAGCAGGCCATGCGGGTCACGCGTGCGGTGTCGGGTCCTGACGGCTTCAACCTGGGCATGAACCAGGGGGCGGTCGCGGGGGCCGGGATCGCGGCGCACCTGCACCAGCACGTGGTGCCGCGCTGGTCGGGGGACGCGAACTTCCTGCCGATCGTGGCGCACACCAAGGCCGTGCCCGAGCTGCTGGGCGACACCCGGGCCCGGTTGGCCGCGGCGTGGGACGGCGCAGGGCTGGCGGCGAGGGGCGAGGTACCCGTCGCCGACAGTGACGTGGCTGACGTGGCCGACGTGGCCGACGAGAACGACGAGAACGACGAGAACGACGTGGCGCCGGTGGCGCCCACTTCCGAGGAGAGCTAGATGTTCGGTCGGCTGCGCGCCGTCGTGACGAGGTTGTTCACGCCGATCGCGGCGTTCCTGCTGCGTGTCGGGGTGTCTCCGGACGCGGTCACGATCGTGGGGACCCTCGGGGTCGTGGGGTCCGCGCTGTGGCTGTTCCCCACGGGGCACCTGTTCGCGGGCACCATGGCGATCATGGTCTTCGCCTTCTCGGACGCGCTCGACGGTGTGATGGCCCGGCTGTCGGGGCGCTCGGGGCCGTGGGGTGCGTTCCTGGACTCGACGTTGGACCGCCTGGCGGACGCCGCGATCTTCACGGGGCTGATCGTGTGGTTCGTGCGCACCGAGAACACGTGGGGCATCACGGTGGGGCTCGCGTGCCTGGTCCTGGGTTCGGTGGTCCCGTACGCGCGTGCTCGGGCCGAGGGCCTGGGCATGACCGCCTCGGTCGGGATCGCGGAGCGCGCCGACCGCCTGGTCGTGACGCTCGTCGCGGCGGGGCTCGTGGGTCTGGGGCTCCCGGTGACGGTGCTCGTCGTGGTGCTGGGGCTGCTCGCGGCCGCGAGCGCCGTGACGGTCGTGCAGCGCATGGCGACGGTGCGTCGTCAGACGGTCGCTGCTTCGGGTGCGTCGGCGGGGGGCGCTGCGGCGTCCGAGGGTGGTGCCTGAGGTGGGGGTGAGTGCGGACAAGGCGTTCACGTTCGCGTGGCGCAACGCGCACAAGGTGCCGGAGCCGCTGCTGCGTGGGGTGTTCACCGCGATCGCGGACGTGGCGTGGGCCGCTCGCAAGGGGGGTGTGCCGCAGCTGGAGAGGAATCTGGCGCGGGTGCGTCCTGACCTGGACGCGAGGGGGGTGCGCCGGTTGAGCCGTGCGGGCATGCGTTCGTACATGCGGTACTACCGCGAGGCGTTCACGCTACCGGCGGCGTCGGCTGCGCAGATCGAGGCGCGGGTGCGGCTGGAGGGGTACGAGAACTGCCTGCGGTTCACGTCGCAGGGGGTGACGCCGGTGCTGGCGCTGGGTCACATGGGCAACTGGGACCTGGCGGGGGCGTACGCGACGCCGCACATCGCGCCGGTGCTGACGGTCGCGGAGCGGCTCAAGCCCGAGGAGCTGTTCCAGGAGTTCCTGGCGTTCCGTAACTCGTTGGGGATCGAGATCCTGGCGCTGGGTGACGGGGACGTGTTCCGTGAGCTGATGCGCGGTGCGCGGGGGCCGGGCAAGCTCATCCCGTTGCTCGCGGACCGTGACCTGACGTCGCGGGGCGTGGAGGTGGACCTGTTCGGTGAGCGGGCCCGGGTGGCGGCGGGACCGGCGGCGCTGGCGGTCTCGACGGGGGCGCCGTTGTTGACGGCCTCGATCCGGTACGAACGGTTGACGGGGCCTCGTCGGCGGGCGGCGGGGACGCCGTGGGGGATCGTGATCCGGTTCTTCCCGCCGGTCACGGTGCCGGACGGCGTGCCGCGCAGCGAGCGGGTGGCGGCGGTGACGCAGGCGTGGGTGGACCAGCTGGCGGAGGGCGTCGCCGCGGACCCGGAGGACTGGCACATGCTGCAGAAGGTGTTCGTGGCGGACCTGGACCCGGACCGGTACGCCCGGACACGGGCGAAGGACGCGCAGGGTTCGACTGGTGGAGGGGCGGTGGGCTCGGCATGAGCCTGAAGGTCGGGATCGTGTGCCCGTACTCGTTCGACGTCCCGGGGGGTGTGCAGTTCCACATCCGGGACCTGGCGGAGGCGCTCATGGCCCAGGGGCACGAGGTGTCGGTGCTGGCTCCTGCGGACGAGGACACCCCGATCCCGGACTACATCACGTCCGCGGGTCGTGCGGTGCCGGTGAAGTACAACGGGTCGGTGGCGCGCATGACGTTCGGTCCGGTCACGGCGGCGCGCGTGCGCCGATGGTTGGACGCGGGTCAGTTCGACGTGCTGCACCTGCACGAGCCGGTGACGCCGTCGCTGAGCATGCTGGCGTTGTGGATCGCGCAGGGTCCGATCGTGGCGACGTTCCACACGGCCTTGATCCGTTCGCGGGCGCTGCAGGTGGTGTACCCGTTGGTGCGGCAGAGCCTGGAGAAGATCTCGGCGCGCATCGCGGTCTCGGAGGACGCGCGGCGCACCCTGGTGGAGCACATGGGTGGTGACGCGGTCGTGATCCCGAACGGGGTGTACGTCGACACGTTCGCCGACGCCGAGCCGTCGGCGAAGTGGCAGGGCACCGCGGAGGCGCCGACGATCGCGTTCCTGGGGCGTCTGGACGAGCCGCGCAAGGGTCTGCCGGTCCTGACGGCCGCGATCCCGCGCATCCTCGAGCAGGTCCCGGGGGCGCGCTTCCTGGTCGCGGGCCGGGGGGACCAGGGGCGGGCCGACGCTCTGGAAGCCCTGGGCGAGGCCGCGAGCGCCGTGGAGTTCCTGGGGTCGATCTCGGACGAGGAGAAGGCGTCGCTGCTGTCGTCGGTGGACGTGTACATCGCGCCGCAGACGGGTGGGGAGTCCTTCGGGATCGTGCTGGTGGAGGCGATGAGCGCGGGGGCGTGCGTGGTGGCCTCGGACCTGGGGGCGTTCCGGCGGGTCCTGGACGAGGGGGAGGCGGGGGCGTTGTTCCCGGTGGGGGACTCCGTCGCGCTCGCGGAGACGGTCGTGAGGGTGTTGGCGGACCCGGCGGGCCGGGAGGTGTACTGCGGACGGGCGATCTCGTTCGTGCGCCGGTTCGACTGGTCGACCGTGACGGCCGAGGTGCTCGCGGTGTACGAGATGGCGTTGGCGGCCTCGGACGCCGTGATCCCGGTGCACGAGGACCCGGCATCGTTGCGCGGCGGTCGCCGTCTGGGGTTGTGGCCCCGCCCTGAGCAGGAGAGGAGCTCGTCGTGACGTGGTCGGAGATCGCCATCATCGTGGTGGCCGTGCTCTTGGTGGCGGGGTGGGCGCTGTGGGTCGCGGCGTCGCGCCTGGACCGGTTGCACCGCAAGGTCATGGCCTCGCGTCTGGCGCTGGACGCGCAGCTCGAGCGTCGTGCGTCGGCTGCGCTGGACCTGGCGGGGGCGGGGGAGCTGGACCCGGCGAGCTCGGTCCTGGTCGCGGAGGCCGCGTACGCGGTCCTGGACGACGACCTGCGCATGCGGGAGGTGGCGGCCGCGGTCCCGGGGCTGGCCGAGCTGGTGTCCGCGCCGGAGGGGGTGCGCAGGCCCGACGGCGGCGCGCCCCTGGTGCAGGCTCCTCGCCTCCTGGCGGGGGTCGGGATGCAGCGCGCGATGGCGGAGAGCGACCTGTCGGCGACGTTGCGCTCGGCGCTGGAGGACCCGCAGGAGGTCGCGGAGATCCGGGCCTCGCCCCTGGGGGCGCAGCTCCTGGGCGCGCTGGCGGGGGCCTGGTACCGGGCGCAGATCGCCCGCCGCTTCCACAACGAGGCCGTGGCGCAGACGCAGCGCCTGCGCCGCACCTGGTACGCCCGGGCGTTCTCGCTCGCGGGGCACGCGCCCATGCCGGTCACGGTCGAGCTGGACGACGCGTGGCCGCCGGGGCTGGACCGCAACCCCTGACCCGCCGGTGCCCACAGCGCCCACAGCGCCCACAGCGGCCACGGGGCCGCTGGGGCCGCTGGGACTCCGGTGCCTCTACCGCCTGCGGGGACCGCTGGGCGTCGTGCCCGTGACCTGCGGGCGACCGACCGGCCAGGCCGGGCGGGGTGCCCGAAGGGTGGGCGGACCTCCGTAGAGTGGGGGGTGACGTGCAAGCATGTCGGCGGCGCGAGCGTGACCCCTGTTCGCGCGTCCCAACGTGAAGATTCGAGGTTTCGCGGTGTCCGTGGAGAATTCCGGCGAGAACAGCCCCCAGGTGACAGACGTCGTCGGCTCGGCCAAGGTCAAGCGCGGCATGGCCGAGATGCTCAAGGGCGGCGTCATCATGGACGTCGTCACGCCCGACCAGGCGAAGATCGCCGAGGACGCCGGCGCGGTGGCCGTCATGGCCCTCGAGCGTGTCCCGGCCGACATCCGCGCCCAGGGCGGGGTCTCGCGCATGAGCGACCCCGACATGATCGACGGCATCATCGCGGCCGTCTCGATCCCCGTCATGGCCAAGGCCCGCATCGGCCACTTCGTCGAGGCGCAGGTGCTGCAGGCGCTGGGTGTCGACTACATCGACGAGTCCGAGGTCCTGACCCCGGCCGACTACGCCAACCACATCGACAAGTGGGCGTTCGACGCACCGTTCGTGTGCGGGGCGACGAACCTGGGCGAGGCCCTGCGCCGCATCACCGAGGGCGCGGCCATGATCCGCTCCAAGGGCGAGGCAGGCACGGGCGACGTGTCCAACGCGACCACGCACATGCGCACCATCCGCGGCGAGATCCGCCGCCTGACCTCCCTGCCCGAGGACGAGCTGTTCGTCGCGGCCAAGGAGCTCCAGGCCCCGTACGAGCTCGTCAAGGAGATCGCCGCCACGGGCAAGCTCCCCGTGGTCATGTTCACCGCGGGCGGCATCGCGACCCCGGCCGACGCCGCGATGATGATGCAGCTCGGCGCCGAGGGCGTGTTCGTCGGCTCGGGCATCTTCAAGTCGGGCAACCCCGCCCAGCGTGCCGCCGCCATCGTCAAGGCCACCACGTTCTACGACGACCCGGCCGTCCTCGCGGACGTCTCGCGCGGCCTGGGCGAGGCCATGGTCGGCATCAACGTCGACGACATCCCCGTCCCGCACCGCCTCGCCGAGCGCGGCTGGTGACCTCGCGGGCCGGTCGGGGAGTCCCGGAGCCCCGGGGCCACGCCCCCGTGACCTCCTCATGACGAGCACCCCCGACCAGCCCGTCGGCCACGCCCCGACCGGGGCGGACGCACCCGCTGCGCCCGCCCCGGCGCCGGCGGGCCCTGACGCGGAGCCCGGCACCGCCGAACAGGTGCCCCCCAGCACGCTCGGCCCCGACTGGGTCCTGGGCCCCGACGGCCTGCGCCACCGCCGCGGCGCCCGGGTCCTGCTCCTCGACGCCGCGCACCGGGTCCTGCTCGCGCGCGGCCACGACACCGACCAGCCCGAACGCTCCTGGTGGTTCACCATCGGCGGCGGCATCGAACCGGGCGAGAGTGACCTCGACGCCGCGGTGCGCGAGGTCCGCGAGGAGACCGGGCTGCACCTGGACCCCGACACGCTCGAGGGGCCCGTGTGGACCCGCTCGGCCGTCTTCGACTTCTACCGCGAACGCTGCCGCCAGGACGAGGTCTTCTACCTCGCCCGCCTCACCCACCCCCAGGGCGAGCCCGCCCTGACCCGCGACGGCTGGACCGAGGTCGAGCACGACGTCGTCGACGAGATGCGCTGGTTCACACTCCCCGAGCTGCGCACCGTGACCATCGAGGTGTTCCCCGCCGGGCTGCCCGACCTCCTCGCACCGCTCCTCGACGGCTGGGACGGGCGCACCCGCCACCTCGGCGAGGCCACCGAGTAGACCACCCGGCAACCCCCGCGCCCTGCCGCTCGGCAGCGCAGCGCAGCGCCACCGACCCGCCCCGGGGCGCGACCCGCCCCACGCCACCCCCGGGCCCGTTCGCACGCCGTACGCGCCGCCGTCGGGCCGCCCGCAGCCCCACGGATGGGCGGACGCCCGGGCGGCGGGCCGCGGGCGCCACGTACGATGGGCGATCGTGAAACCGGTCATTGGAGTTCTCGCCCTGCAGGGCGACGTCCGCGAGCACGTGGCCGCCCTCGAGGTGGCCGGCGCTCGTCCCGTCACCGTGCGACGCCCCACCGAGCTGGGCGGCCTCGACGGCCTCGTGCTCCCCGGCGGGGAGTCGACCACGATCGACAAGCTGCTGCGGATCTTCGAGCTGTTCGACCCGCTGCGCACCGCGATCGGGGCCGGGCTGCCCGTGTACGGGTCGTGCGCCGGCATGATCCTGCTCGCCGACCGCGTCCTGGGCGCCACGCACGACCAGCAGACCCTCGGGGGGCTGGACGTCACGGTGCGCCGCAACGCGTTCGGGCGACAGGTCGACTCGTTCGAGTCGTCCGTCGAGATGACGGGCGTACCGGGCGGGCCCGTGCCCGCCGCGTTCATCCGCGCACCGTGGGTCGAGGACACCGGGCCCGGGGTCCAGGTCCTGGCCCGCACCCGCCACCGCGGCGCCGCCGCGCACGCGCGCTCCGGTGACGAGCCGGGCGCCGGTGCCGCCAGGACGGGTGACGCCGCAGGTAGAATCGTCGCAGTACGTCAGGGAACGTTGCTCGCCACCTCCTTCCACCCCGAGATCACGGGCGATGCGCGGGTGCACGAGCTCTTCGTCGCAATCGTGAAGGAGTAACAGGGGTATGTCAGGACACTCCAAGTGGGCTACGACCAAGCACAAGAAGGCCGTGATCGACGCCAAGCGCGGCAAGCTGTTCGCCAAGCTCATCAAGAACATCGAGGTCGCGGCCCGCACGGGCGGCGGGGACCTCGCCGGTAACCCCACGCTCTTCGACGCCGTCCAGAAGGCCAAGAAGTCCTCGGTGCCCAACGACAACATCGACCGCGCCCTCAAGCGCGGCTCGGGCCAGGAAGCCGGCGGCGCCGACTACCAGACGATCATGTACGAGGGCTACGGCACGGGCGGCATCGCCGTCCTCGTCGAGTGCCTCACGGACAACAAGAACCGTGCCGCCGCCGAGGTCCGCATCGCGTTCACGCGCAACGGCGGCCAGCTCGCCGACCCGGGCTCGGTGTCCTACCTGTTCTCCCGCAAGGGCGTCATCGTGGTCCCCAAGGAGGGCACCACCGAGGACGACGTCATGGAGGCAGTCCTGGAGGCGGGCGGCGAGGAGGTCACCGACGAGGGCGACACGTTCGAGATCCTCACCGAGGCCACGGACCTCGTCGCGGTGCGCACCGCGCTGCAGGACGCCGGCATCGAGTACGACTCCGCCGACGTCGTCTTCCACCCCTCCATGGAGGTCGAGGTCGACGCCGAGGGCGCCCGCAAGATCCTGCGCCTCATCGACGCCCTCGAGGACAGCGACGACGTGCAGAACGTCTACGCCAACTTCACCGCGAGCGACGAGGTCATGGCCGAGCTCGAGAACGACGACTGACCCACCCCTGGTGTGACGAAGGGCTCCCGCGTGCACGCACGCGTGGGAGCCCTTCGCCGTGGGCGGCCCGTGAGAAGGTGAGCGCGTGCGCGTGCTCGGAGTGGACCCAGGACTGACCCGTTGCGGTGTCGGCGTCGTCGACTCGCTGCCCGGCCGGCGCGCCCGCATGGTCGCGGTCGGGGTCCTGCAGAGCCCCCCGGACATGTCGGTGGACCTGCGCCTGCTCACCATCTCCCAGCGCCTGGACGCGTGGATGGACGAGCACGTGCCGGACGTCGTGGCCGTCGAACGCGTCTTCGCCCAGCACAACGTCAGCACCGTCATGGGCACCGCCCAGGTCGCGGGCCTGGCGATGGTCGCCGCGGCCCGCCGCGGGGTGCCCGTCGCGATGCACACCCCGAGCGAGGTCAAGGCCGCCGTGACCGGGACCGGACGCGCCGACAAGATCCAGGTCCAGCGCATGGTCGCGCGCATCCTCGAGCTCGCCGAGCTGCCCAAGCCCGCCGACGCCGCCGACGCCCTCGCCCTCGCGATCTGCCACCTGTGGCGCCCCGCGGGCGCCCTGCAGGGCGGCGACCGCCACCAGCTCACCCCCGCCCAGCGCGCCTGGGCCGCGGCCGAGCAGGCCTCGCGCGGCCCGCGCCGCTGACCGGCCGCACCCCCGTGGGCACGAGGTCACGCGCCGCGTGCTGAGGCAGGACAGGAGCCGGGGTACCGCGCCCGACGGCGAGGCTCGCCCGGGCGGACCACCCCGCGTTGCTAGAGTGGCCCAGGATTCGTACAGGTGTTCGGGACCGGTCGCACGTGGCCCGGCCCCGCGAGCAAGCATGGAGGCACAGTGATCGCTTCGCTGTCGGGCACGGTCGCGGACGTCCGTCTGGACCGAGCCGTCATCGACGTCGGAGGCGCCGGGGGAGCCGTGGGCTACCTCGTCCACGCGACCCCCGCGACGCTGTCCGCGCTGCGCGTGGGCGAGCCCGCCCGGCTGGCCACGAGCATGGTCGTCCGGGAGGACTCCTTCACGCTGTTCGGGTTCGCCGACGACGACGAGCGCGCCGTGTTCGAGGCCGTGCAGACCGTCAGCGGCGTCGGGCCGCGCCTGGCCCTGGCGATGCTCGCGGTCCACACCCCCGACGGCCTGCGCCGCGCCGTCGCGGGCGAGGACATCGCCGCGCTCATGCGCGTGCCCGGCATCGGGCGCAAGGGCGCCCAGCGCATCGCGCTCGAGCTCGGCGACAAGCTCGGGGCCCCCACAGGCACCGACCCGGACGCCGCGTCCGCCGTCGGCGGCGCCGTGGCCGACGACCAGCGCGACCAGGTCGTCCAGGCCCTCGTGGGCCTCGGGTGGAACCCCAAGGCCGCCGAGGACGCCCTCGCCACGGTCCTGACCCAGGCCGGGGCCGACGCCGTGGCCCCCGACGAGATCGCGGGCGCACTGCGCGCGTCGCTGCGCGTCCTGGGCGGCCCCCGTGGCTGACTTCGACCGCGTCGGGTACGAGGAGGGGCACGAGCCGTTCACGTCCGAACGGATCGTGACCTCGACGGCCGACGACCTCGAACGCGCGGCCGAGGCCGCCCTGCGCCCACGTCGCCTCGAGGAGTTCGTCGGGCAGCTCGTCGTGCGCGACCAGCTCTCCCTCGTGCTCCAGGCCGCCCTCGCCCGCGGCGCGACGCCCGACCACGTCCTGCTCTCGGGTCCGCCCGGCCTCGGCAAGACGACCCTCGCGATGATCATCGCGGCCGAGCTCGGCACCTCCCTGCGCGTCACGTCGGGTCCCGCGATCCAGCACGCGGGCGACCTCGCCGCAGTCCTGTCCTCCCTCGAGGAGGGCGAGGTCCTGTTCATCGACGAGATCCACCGCCTCGCCCGCCCCGCCGAAGAGCTGCTCTACGTCGCGATGGAGGACTTCCGGGTCGACGTCATCGTCGGCAAGGGGGCAGGGGCCAGCGCCATCCCGCTGTCCCTGCCACCGTTCACCGTCGTGGGCGCCACCACGCGCGCCGGACTCCTGCCCGCACCGCTGCGCGACCGCTTCGGCTTCACGGGCCACCTCGACTTCTACTCCGCCGAAGAGCTCGAGCGCGTCATCATCCGCTCGGCCGGGCTGCTCGGCGTCGAGATCAAGCACGCCGCCGCGCACGAGATCTCGGGCCGTTCGCGCGGCACGCCCCGCATCGCCAACCGGCTGCTGCGCCGCGTGCGCGACTGGGCGCAGGTCCGCGGCGACGGGACCATGGACCTGCGGGCGGCACGCTCGGCCCTGGAGGTCTACGAGGTCGACGAGCTCGGCCTCGACCGCCTCGACCGGGCCGTCCTGGGGGCGCTGTGCACCCGGTTCGGCGGCGGACCAGTGGGCCTGAGCACGCTCGCGGTCACCGTGGGGGAGGAGTCCGAGACGGTCGAGACCGTCGCCGAGCCCTTCCTCGTGCGCGAGGGCCTGATCGGGCGCACCCCGCGCGGGCGCGTGGCCACCCCCGCGGCCTGGGCCCACCTCGGGCTGACCCCGCCCGACCCGCTCACGCCCCGCGGACCGGGCGCCGGCCTCGGGCCGCGGACCGGCTCCGGGCGGTCGGGCGGAACCCTGTTCGACACGGGGGCCTAGACTGAGGGAATCTGAGCGGCGGAACTTCACGGCCGGACGGTTCGTTGGTGATCCGTACGCGTGCGCCTAGACTGCCGCGCAGATCCCAGCACAGAACAGGAACCGGTTACCCCGTCATGGACTTCAGCCTCATTCTCATCCTCGCTCTCGCCGCCGGAGCGATGTTCCTCATGACCAACCGGTCGCGCAAGGCGCAGAAGGAAGCAGCCGCCTTCCGCACCAACCTGGCCCCCGGCCAGGAGGTCATGACCGGATCGGGCCTGTTCGGCACCATCGTCGACGTCGACGAGGAGAAGGACATCATCACCATCGAGTCCACCCCCGGCACCCAGACGCGCTGGCTGCGTGCGGCGATCGCCAAGCTCGTCGACCCGCCCGTCGAGGAAGAGGGCGTCGACGAGCTGGTCGAAGGCACCGAGAAGGACGCGGTCTACGGCGACGCGGACCAGATCTCCTCGGCGAACGACGACGTCCTGGACGTCCCGGACGACCTGTCCGGGCTCACGGGCAAGCCGGGGGACAAGCGGGACGACGGCACCGACAGCAAGTGACACCACGTCGCACCCCGATCCCGGGGTGCGACGTCGACCCGCGCCATCTCGCGATGTCGCGCGCACGAGAAGAGACGGATAGTTGGCCACCTCCAACACACGACGCGCCAGGCCCGTACGCACCCTGGTGACCCTCGCTGTACTGATCCTCGCGCTGTTCGCGTCGATCTTCGCCGGCACCAAGTGGTCGGACGCGAGCATCACGCCCGGACTCGCCCTCGACCTGGAGGGCGGCACGCAGATCATCCTGACGCCGATCGCCTCCGAGGGTGAGGTCACCGACGAGACGATCACGCAGGCGATCAACGTGATCCGCCAGCGCGTCGACTCCTCAGGAGTCACCGAGGCGGAGATCACGAGCCAGGGCAAGAACATCGTCGTCGGTCTGCCCGGCACCCCGAGCGACGAGACGCTCGACCTCGTGCGCAAGTCCGCGCAGATGCGGTTCCGCCCGGTCCTGACCGTCGGCGCCCCCGCCCCGGTGGTCTCCGAGACCCCGACCGACGCCCCCGCGGAGCCGGAGACCCCCGTCGTCCCCGCGAACCCGAGCGACCTCGCGCAGATCACCCCCGCGATCACCGCCGAGTTCGACGCGCTCGACTGCACCGACCCCAAGAACCTCACGGGCGGACTGGGCGACGAGCCCGACGCGCCCCTGGTCACGTGCGCCGACGACGGCAGCGCCAAGTACATCCTGGGACCGGTCGAGATCGAGGGCACCGAGATCTCCAACGCGAGCTCGGGCATGGGCACCACGGCGCAGGGCGTGAGCACCGGCCAGTGGGTCGTCAACCTCGAGTTCAACAACCAGGGCACCAAGGAGTTCGAGGAGACCACGAGCCGCCTCGTGTCCCTGCCCTCCCCGCAGAACGCGTTCGCGCTCGTGCTCGACGGGCTCGTCATCTCCGCCCCGACCGCGAACGACGTCATCAGGGACGGCAAGGCCGAGATCTCCGGCAGCTTCACGCGCGAGAGCGCCGCGCTCCTGGCCAACCAGCTCAACTTCGGCTCGCTCCCGCTGACCTTCGAGGTCCAGAGCGAGCAGCAGATCTCCGCGACCCTCGGTAGCGAGCAGCTCGAGAAGGGCCTCATCGCGGGCGCGATCGGCCTCCTGCTCGTCGTGATCTACTCGCTCTTCCAGTACCGGGCCCTGGGCCTGGTGACGGTCGCCTCGCTCGGCATCGCCGCCGTGCTCACCTTCGGGGTGATCCTGCTGCTGTCCTGGACGATCGGGTACCGCCTGTCGCTGCCCGGTGTCGCGGGCATCATCGTCGCGATCGGCATCACCGCGGACTCGTTCATCGTGTACTTCGAACGCATCCGCGACGAGCTGCGCGACGGCCGCACCCTGAACTCGGCCGTCGAGAAGGGCTGGGACCGCGCCCGGCGCACCATCCTGGCCTCCGACGCGGTCAACTTCCTCGCCGCGGTCGTGCTCTACTTCCTGGCCGTGGGCGGCGTGCGCGGCTTCGCGTTCACGCTCGGACTGACGACCCTGATCGACCTCGTCGTCGTCTTCATGTTCACGCACCCGGTCATGCAGCTCCTCGCCCGGACCAAGTTCTTCGCGAACGGGCACCCGGCCTCGGGCCTGGACCCGCGCCGGCTCGGCGCGACCACGCGCTACGCCGGACGTGGACGCGTCACGAGCCCCGGTGCCGCCGACGCGAAGGACGCACCGGTCACCGACGCGCCCGTCGACGAGCCCTTCGGCAGCCCCGCACGCGAGAAGGTCGGCGCCGGAGCGAGCCTCCACAGCACGAGCACGAGCACGGGCGAGGGGGGCCGGATGACGATCGCCGAGCGCCGCGCCGCGGCCCGCCGCGCTGCCGAGACCGACGCCACCACCACCGGCTCCTCGACCGAGGGCGACAAGAACGAGGAGAACCTCTGATGGCGCAGGGATTCGCCCAGTGGGGCAACGACCTCTACACGGGGCGCAAGTCCTACCAGATCGTCGGCCACCGCCGCCGCTTCTACATCGTCGCGATCGTCATGGTCGTGCTGTCGTTCGGGGTCCTGCTCACCAAGGGCTTCAACCTCGGCATCGACTTCCGCGGCGGCTCGGAGTTCGTCGTCTCCAACGTGAGCGACACCAGCCAGCAGCCCGCGATCGACGCCGTGGCCGAGGTAGCACCCGACGAGGTCCCGCGCGTCACGACCGTCGGCGGCAGCGCAGTCCGCATCCAGACCGACCGCCTGACCGCGGACGAGGTCACCGAGGTGCGCGACGCGCTCGCGGGGGCCTACTCCGTGACCGAGAACGACGTCACGACCGCGTTCATCGGCCCCAGCTGGGGCAAGGACGTCTCGCAGAAGGCCATCACCGGACTCATCGTCTTCCTGGCCCTCGTGGGCCTGGTCATGACGATCTACTTCCGCAACTGGCGCATGGCCGCGGCCGCGCTCATCGCGCTGTTCCACGACCTCATCATCACGGTCGGGATCTACGCGGCGATCGGCTGGGAGGTCACCCCCGCGACCGTGATCGGCTTCCTGACGATCCTCGGGTACTCGATCTACGACACCGTCGTGGTCTTCGACAAGGTCCGTGAGAACACGCACGGCGTGCTCGACCAGACCCGCAGCACCTACGCCGAGCGTGCCAACCTGGCGGTCAACCAGACCCTCGTCCGGTCGATCAACACCTCGGTCGTGGCGCTGCTGCCCGTGAGCGCCATCCTGTTCATCGGCGCGTTCCTCCTGGGAGCCGGCACGCTGCGCGACATCTCGCTCGCGCTGTTCGTCGGCATGGCCGTCGGTGCCTACTCCTCGATCTTCCTGGCCACGCCCCTGGAGGTCACGCTGCGCGAGCGCGAGCCCGCCATCAAGGAGCACACCAAGAAGGTCCTCGAGAAGCGTGCGGCGCTCGTCG
This region of Oerskovia jenensis genomic DNA includes:
- the pgsA gene encoding phosphatidylinositol phosphate synthase translates to MFGRLRAVVTRLFTPIAAFLLRVGVSPDAVTIVGTLGVVGSALWLFPTGHLFAGTMAIMVFAFSDALDGVMARLSGRSGPWGAFLDSTLDRLADAAIFTGLIVWFVRTENTWGITVGLACLVLGSVVPYARARAEGLGMTASVGIAERADRLVVTLVAAGLVGLGLPVTVLVVVLGLLAAASAVTVVQRMATVRRQTVAASGASAGGAAASEGGA
- a CDS encoding phosphatidylinositol mannoside acyltransferase is translated as MGVSADKAFTFAWRNAHKVPEPLLRGVFTAIADVAWAARKGGVPQLERNLARVRPDLDARGVRRLSRAGMRSYMRYYREAFTLPAASAAQIEARVRLEGYENCLRFTSQGVTPVLALGHMGNWDLAGAYATPHIAPVLTVAERLKPEELFQEFLAFRNSLGIEILALGDGDVFRELMRGARGPGKLIPLLADRDLTSRGVEVDLFGERARVAAGPAALAVSTGAPLLTASIRYERLTGPRRRAAGTPWGIVIRFFPPVTVPDGVPRSERVAAVTQAWVDQLAEGVAADPEDWHMLQKVFVADLDPDRYARTRAKDAQGSTGGGAVGSA
- a CDS encoding glycosyltransferase family 4 protein, yielding MKVGIVCPYSFDVPGGVQFHIRDLAEALMAQGHEVSVLAPADEDTPIPDYITSAGRAVPVKYNGSVARMTFGPVTAARVRRWLDAGQFDVLHLHEPVTPSLSMLALWIAQGPIVATFHTALIRSRALQVVYPLVRQSLEKISARIAVSEDARRTLVEHMGGDAVVIPNGVYVDTFADAEPSAKWQGTAEAPTIAFLGRLDEPRKGLPVLTAAIPRILEQVPGARFLVAGRGDQGRADALEALGEAASAVEFLGSISDEEKASLLSSVDVYIAPQTGGESFGIVLVEAMSAGACVVASDLGAFRRVLDEGEAGALFPVGDSVALAETVVRVLADPAGREVYCGRAISFVRRFDWSTVTAEVLAVYEMALAASDAVIPVHEDPASLRGGRRLGLWPRPEQERSSS
- the pdxS gene encoding pyridoxal 5'-phosphate synthase lyase subunit PdxS yields the protein MTDVVGSAKVKRGMAEMLKGGVIMDVVTPDQAKIAEDAGAVAVMALERVPADIRAQGGVSRMSDPDMIDGIIAAVSIPVMAKARIGHFVEAQVLQALGVDYIDESEVLTPADYANHIDKWAFDAPFVCGATNLGEALRRITEGAAMIRSKGEAGTGDVSNATTHMRTIRGEIRRLTSLPEDELFVAAKELQAPYELVKEIAATGKLPVVMFTAGGIATPADAAMMMQLGAEGVFVGSGIFKSGNPAQRAAAIVKATTFYDDPAVLADVSRGLGEAMVGINVDDIPVPHRLAERGW
- a CDS encoding NUDIX hydrolase, giving the protein MTSTPDQPVGHAPTGADAPAAPAPAPAGPDAEPGTAEQVPPSTLGPDWVLGPDGLRHRRGARVLLLDAAHRVLLARGHDTDQPERSWWFTIGGGIEPGESDLDAAVREVREETGLHLDPDTLEGPVWTRSAVFDFYRERCRQDEVFYLARLTHPQGEPALTRDGWTEVEHDVVDEMRWFTLPELRTVTIEVFPAGLPDLLAPLLDGWDGRTRHLGEATE
- the pdxT gene encoding pyridoxal 5'-phosphate synthase glutaminase subunit PdxT gives rise to the protein MVKPVIGVLALQGDVREHVAALEVAGARPVTVRRPTELGGLDGLVLPGGESTTIDKLLRIFELFDPLRTAIGAGLPVYGSCAGMILLADRVLGATHDQQTLGGLDVTVRRNAFGRQVDSFESSVEMTGVPGGPVPAAFIRAPWVEDTGPGVQVLARTRHRGAAAHARSGDEPGAGAARTGDAAGRIVAVRQGTLLATSFHPEITGDARVHELFVAIVKE
- a CDS encoding YebC/PmpR family DNA-binding transcriptional regulator; this translates as MSGHSKWATTKHKKAVIDAKRGKLFAKLIKNIEVAARTGGGDLAGNPTLFDAVQKAKKSSVPNDNIDRALKRGSGQEAGGADYQTIMYEGYGTGGIAVLVECLTDNKNRAAAEVRIAFTRNGGQLADPGSVSYLFSRKGVIVVPKEGTTEDDVMEAVLEAGGEEVTDEGDTFEILTEATDLVAVRTALQDAGIEYDSADVVFHPSMEVEVDAEGARKILRLIDALEDSDDVQNVYANFTASDEVMAELENDD